A genome region from Pygocentrus nattereri isolate fPygNat1 chromosome 10, fPygNat1.pri, whole genome shotgun sequence includes the following:
- the LOC108436754 gene encoding D-aminoacyl-tRNA deacylase 2, translating to MAVSGSSGGSVKARVLLQQCLHARLQVRPPEEDCEAQWLEMNRGMVIYVCFFKGATEDIVPKMVNTLLNMKLSETDSGTYTSVLDLPGSVLVIPQATLGGRPKGKRMQYHGNIDKDDGQKLYTSFVAHCEKELSLATKCSEAGTEVKHGTYGNRQVLKLDTNGPYTHLMEF from the exons ATGGCGGTCAGCGGGTCTTCAGGGGGTTCAGTGAAGGCTCGGGTGCTCCTCCAGCAGTGTCTGCACGCCAGGCTGCAGGTCAGACCTCCTGAGGAGGACTGCGAGGCTCAGTGGCTCGAG ATGAACCGAGGAATGGTTATCTACGTCTGCTTCTTCAAAGGTGCGACTGAAGACATCGTCCCTAAAATGG TGAACACCCTgctgaacatgaagctgagtgAGACAGATTCTGGGACATATACTTCAGTCCTTGATTTACCCGGCAGCGTTCTCGTTATACCCCAAGCCACACTGGGAGGAAGACCGAAGGGTAAACGCATGCAGTACCATGGCAACATTGACAAAGACGATGGGCAGAAGCTGTACACCAGCTTTGTCGCTCACTGTGAGAAGGAACTAAGTTTGGCCACCAAGTGTAGTGAAGCTGGTACAGAGGTCAAACACGGAACATACGGTAACAGACAAGTCCTGAAGTTGGATACAAACGGACCCTATACTCATTTAATGGAGTTTTAA